TTGTAGAATAAAAGGCTTGCATCATGTTGGATTTGTACTAATAAAAATTTCACCCGCAAGTCTGGAAAGTAATCATCTAACCACAGGTCTATGCAGGTTCTTGCGATTCAATTGCTTTTACTATATAAACAGTATACCCTTCTCTCGATTTCCCAtcctaaatgacgtattaattaatacattaCGCCGACGGGTTACAATGCCCgttatcaaatattttttgccaaCTCTATAAAACACGATGATTTTTGTCCTCGCCATACTAGGGCCAATTGATTTTTCGTCATAcgataataacaaaaaaaaattttgaaaacaaaatttggCTATGTTTGTACTGATTATGGTGAAATCACACGAAtgtcgatatgctatttgctgaaatacCTCCCACAATGCCGGAAAGTTCAGCGTCAatagttatagtaaaaatgaattcgcaaacagataagtaataaaattttaattcaaagttttaaatttactaaaatacaaaCCAAAACCTCCTtgaagtatgtgtttagtagactaaattcatttaagttagatttagtgtttatgttacacgtttGTCTCGAAGGCAAAAACTCTCCACAGTACCTTCTACACAGAGTACATTATAATGTCACATTTCCATGCAGATCACAATCACAATCACGAAATGCACAAAAGTTATTGTAGatagctatagttactaatatatatggtaacatatatggttatatggttaacATATTCCTTTGTTACTGTTTTTTAATAATGACGagtttgatgattttaccaagTGTTTGttttagataatgactatgatTTCTATGCCACtctaattgtataccaaatgaTTCTCCATTGTAactgtagcaaaacagactatattcagtcattacttgctaatgatttctaATGATTACTAGCGGAATGCTTGGCATTGCACTGGTATtataaatcagcttataaaccaCAGACCTATTAAGGTATAGTtaattaagtatagttaatgagtctatattataaacaatgagtggtaatgtagttgcctgccacttgccattagcctggcacattgccaatggctaatttgagtaagcttaccaATAAGATCCAACTACTTGCTCTCGCAATTGAGCACATATAAAATTACATTGCTGTCTCCGTGACATTGcgccgtaacggagagcggGAGTGTATTTGCACCCACATAACGACATATCTCACCTGATGTACCCATTAAGCTCgtgtggcttaattggtaagagaTTGGACTGGTGAAGGGGAGGGTCCGAAATCAAATGTGATACGGATTCTTGGTTctaacagctatagctggacatacacactaAAACaatctttgaaaaatatatatattgattgagATAGGCTCTGCGCCTTTTTTATCACTGTGAGCAATCTCCTGTAGCTCGGCATCCCGAGTCAGGTAACTGGCAGCTGAGTTTCCTGCTGTGATAATGAGACTTGGCACTCGACGTTGGTCATGCGAATGGTCTCACCAGCCCTGGACACAGCGCTCTGCCGTTAAGATGTCTCTAATGTTCTGCCTCCAGATACTTATTATCAGTTCAGATTCTAACATTGTgttgatatgtaatttgttaGTCTCACTGCGTAAGATCAAATGATTTTTCTTGTATATGATTTATTGTGACTGTTTACTTATGGGATTTGACACAGGAGCAATTGTGATTGGATGCTGTTCCTAACACCACTAATGGTGCTTGAGTGATTTGAACCCCTGACCTACTGATCATAAGCCAGCACTCTAACCACTCACCCACGGCTGCTCCCTATTGAACTGAAATGACGACATGACCATATGctgaaaatgaaagtttcaaaGATTGTTTATTACCTAAATTTACATGAATTTCAGACTTTTCACACCAAAATTTGTCATCAAAACCAATTTTTGTGTCAAAATATTGATGTTAATTTTGGTGTAAACGCGTTGGAGCACCAAGTTGAAATTATTACCGCAACTGACACCATGTTagccataaaaaataatcacatGGTATGGTAAGCTTCCACAGTAAACTTAAGTAAAAACACACCTATGTGTCTGTCACATTCACTAGTTGACTAGTCCATTCCACAGTAGGTTGATTGACACATGTCATAGTAGGGCCCGGTGTGTCTGTAAATGAAGTCATTCTTTGCCTCGGAGCATCGCATCACTTCGATCTGACTGGAGTAAGCTTTTGGGAATTGGTCTTGCACACCAAATGCTTCGACCCTTTTAACCACGCCTACATCGGTCGGCATCTCGGCATCGGTCCAGTAAGGCCATAAACTACCACAGCTCTCATACTTTGGCGCAGAGTCGAGCATTCTACTTCCTGCTTCACCCCTGAATCTGAACCACTGCAAGTCCTTTCTTTCGTCACATGCCCGTCCAAGGAGTGAAGACGGTCCACCAGGTTTTAAACCTTTTCCATCATGGTCTTTTCTCCAAGGCTGGGTGAAGGTCGTTGCATTCTCACACTCCGGTGGCTGAGGGTAGGATTGGTGCGAGAGTTGACAAACTGTTAGCTGGTAGCTCAATGCTCTGTAGAAGGCCTGTTCAGCTTCGGCGTCGCTGTGATACTGGTCTCTTGGTTGTCTCGCCGGTTCCTTAAAATCAGGACAGTAGGCGGCTAACAGATTTCTGAACACTTCAACACGGGAATGATAAAGATCATACTGCTGTTTGCTTGAGTCATTAACGACAGCGCTGCCTCCTAGTTGAAAAATGACAGCTAATAAGAAAGCGAAGAGAAAACTTTGCATGATAAGTCCACAGTGCTCCTCTTAAGGTAGATTAAAAGTCGATAAATGGCCAAGCACCCATCTCAATATTACTGTTTTTTCACCAGGGGTGGATATAGATTGTGACAAGAATAAAAGGGGAAATTTTTACGATACAGACCTATGCTTTTGAATAGTTAAGATACTttctatataatttatattagaTCAATGATAACTGTATGAAGTCATTTACAAATGAAATTAATTAGAAACTcacaaacaaataatactgGTTGCTAATTTGTATTCCATTACATGTTTTGTCAACCTAAAGCCACATCTGGTAATTCCCATGTAGGTAAACATGGTTTTTAATAATCGGGAAATGCCAGGCATCGAGTTAGTATGAGTATAATTAATATgtgtaatatattaaaataatataatttcacataataatatatgatgagtatatattataatagtagCTGTAACTTGTCTTTAATAGCTGTCATTAACTGGAAAATTATCTATCATGACGGCTGGTCAACTCGGTCAAATATTTAAATGAGAAAAAGTGTTTACATATTTTCTCCCAGTTAGCGGTTGTTGTCTTCTCTCACTTGACCTCGGATTTAATTCCGATGATTTGTTTTTCTGGCAAACAAAGGCTTTGACTggcaaagcaaaaactttgagaCTATTTCAGCTCTGCCAAGTTGCGATAACTGGATTTCAATGCTCTCAAATACCTCAGCACTATACTAAACAGTATAAGATGCCTGCTTTTGGATGTGATCTGTGAACTTCAAAGACACACTAGAATGTAGTATCTCTGTAGTTCACAGACTGTTCCAAACAAGATCTGTTGACAAGATCTTGTTTGGGAAAAATATTATTTCCTTTGATTGGTCATTGTTCTACTTGATCAACCAATGGTAAAAGTTGAAAGAAACGCTACCGTTGCTCCTTACCACTTCACCTCTCAAAACCTCCCCCAGAAACTAAACTTATCATATCGTTTTCTGTAATTTCTGTTGGGTGACGCTGGGGTTTAATTTGCTCTTTCAAGAAAGAAgaaaaatttctaaaattaaaatgttcTATTACTTTAATAGTTAGTATCATTTTTGTTAAGATAAAACCTTGCTAGCAACCAAAGTTTGCATTAATCAACTGAGTGAGTGGGAAAAATACGCAACAACAACTAGCAATGTGAACCATGAGCAGAATGAACTAGTAAGGAGATGAACTAGTAATGAGATGAACTAGTAATGAGATGAACTAGTAATGAGATGAACTAGTAATGAGATGAACTAGTAATGAGAACCAGCAGCTGTTTATACAACCGATGAAGCAATGGCCACGGGTTTCACTAAAGAGTAACAATTACAACCGTAAGGAAGATGAGGGATGCTTTAATATCTATTCTTGtagttttattgtttgtatGTACAGCAGCGAGTTATGAACGAGACTACGGCGCTCAAATATTGCTTCTCAAACAGCTCATCGAGGTTAAATGTCCATCTTACATTCTACCCGATTTCCCGTCAGCAGGCTCAAGCGTAGCGGCAGAGCAAAGGACTCAATACGGTGTACTCATGAAGATCTTACTGCGCTGTCAAGTCACAGACAAATTTACAAGAGCACCACCTGCTGCCACTTTGGAGTCAAAAGAGTGTCAAGCAGCAACTAACCTGAATGAGTCATGGCGGCTTGATCACGAGGGTGGCTACTACCAGCCTGGCGGTGAGCAGTCATCAGGTGGCTTTGCGTGTGACCATCGTAAAGGTTTGCAGTGGTTTAGATTCTCGGGTGAAGGAGGAAACAAAATGCTAGATAGCTGTCCTCAGTGGTTCAGCTGTGGTGCAAGATATCCATACTGGACTGACGATGCAATGCCAGAAGATGTCGGGGTTATGAAAGAGATAAGGGTCTATGGAGTTGTCGGAAATGACTGTAGGCACGTCAGCAGGCCAATGGATGTAATCTGTTGCTCTCGCAATACTAAGTATGACTATGTCTATCGATACAAGGGACCCTACATGAGCTCATGTTCCAACGCATTCTGTGGAATGTCATGATTCACTGGCTGAAACGTTAGTTATCTTCAAAGAAATTAAAGTCACTTTTTCAAGTgggtataataaatattattattaccaaattttatttaaataaaaatgatatgTATCTAGTTGTGAATGAGAGCAGCCGTTGAACATGAATTCAAATATCGAATATCCAATTGACTTGGGGAATTAGAGGTGCGAGTACAGTATTGCTATACTCACACCTCTAGTTACACCCCTGGATACAAACACTTACTTCAATACACCCCTAGATACAAACACTTACTTCAATACACTCCTGGATACAAAAACTTACTTCAATACACCCCTAGATACAAACACTTACTTCAATACACTCCTGGATACAAAAACTTACTTCAATACACCCCAGTATACAAACACTTAATTCAATACACCCCTATATACAAACACTTCACTACACCCCTGTATACAAACATCTACTTTGATACACTCCTATATACAATCATTTACTTCAATGCACCCCTGTATGCAAACACCTACTTCAATACACCCCTATATAGAAACACTTGTTTCAACGCACTATTGTAAACAAACATTTACTTCAATACACCCCTATATACAAACACTTACCTCAATACACCCCTATATACATTGCATGATACTGTATCATTACATGGTACAGTATCCTTGTCAGTCCACACAAATCTAACTCATAGTTATTCCAATCACATCACATTTTATTGATGAAATTGCTGCCAAAATACGCAAGTGAAAACTAATAGATTTAATCGTTTAATCGGGGATTGCGAATTTATGTAAATTGTAGGAAATGCtgtattttataaacttttactAGTTTAGGTATAAATCTATTAAATGCtgcatttttacagttttttcagTAATGTAATGCCTGACCAAAGTATATATCTATTGTACTAACAGCAAATTTATATAACTGTGCCAAAACCGTTGGCTTTGTTT
Above is a genomic segment from Watersipora subatra chromosome 6, tzWatSuba1.1, whole genome shotgun sequence containing:
- the LOC137397942 gene encoding uromodulin-like: MTAHRQAGSSHPRDQAAMTHSGGSAVVNDSSKQQYDLYHSRVEVFRNLLAAYCPDFKEPARQPRDQYHSDAEAEQAFYRALSYQLTVCQLSHQSYPQPPECENATTFTQPWRKDHDGKGLKPGGPSSLLGRACDERKDLQWFRFRGEAGSRMLDSAPKYESCGSLWPYWTDAEMPTDVGVVKRVEAFGVQDQFPKAYSSQIEVMRCSEAKNDFIYRHTGPYYDMCQSTYCGMD